CCAAGCTACTATGCCCTCGGCTTTGCCACGTTCAAGTAGAGAGATCATTTCATTGAAGATAGGTCGGCCAGGCGCTTTGGCTGTTCGAGATTCAATAAACTCCTTAACAACCTCGAGTTTTTCTTTTGCTGCGTATTCTCTAACTTCGGTTATCTGAGCTTGAATAGAAAGAATTTGCCGATCTTCTTCATCAGTGGATTTACGAGCGTAGAGGAAGTATTCCATCTTAACGCCTCCTTGGGGGAAATTTAGAATCCGTCCTTTACATTTTGAAACCTCATAT
Above is a genomic segment from Candidatus Omnitrophota bacterium containing:
- a CDS encoding recombinase family protein, whose protein sequence is MEYFLYARKSTDEEDRQILSIQAQITEVREYAAKEKLEVVKEFIESRTAKAPGRPIFNEMISLLERGKAEGIVAW